Proteins encoded by one window of Antechinus flavipes isolate AdamAnt ecotype Samford, QLD, Australia chromosome 4, AdamAnt_v2, whole genome shotgun sequence:
- the NSRP1 gene encoding nuclear speckle splicing regulatory protein 1 isoform X2 yields the protein MAAPRRQYGLILPKKTQQLQKPILQKPSVFDNDSDEETKLEIQKALAEDATVYEYDSIYDDMQRKKEESNPKLLSVKDRKPKYIHSLLKAVEIRKKEQEKRMEKKIQREREMEKGEFDDKEAFVTSAYKKKLEERAEEAERERRAAALEARLDVTKQKDLSGFYRHLLNQTVGEEEVPKCSLREGSSRIKEEKPRGYSDEQNPDSGVRDNRARPETRVKEEENPDADSDLEEESSEEEGSRAGRGRRHSSSSGEDRGPSNRSCRAGGSDPAGGDRAVRRRDQRSPDSSRQKEKAEKYKPREDSGKDHVRKRREPDERGRGKGEERKRTEAREQRREEGGEKRAPRDREREPARRRNSGDPQDSPEREGGRGCAEGQADRPERSRDKDPGLGPLESEGSTGPGARNGLPQGDAEGASKRHQEEGAEKPREALSKFAKRSSQETVMSARDRYLARQVARCAAKSYIEKEED from the exons actaaacttgaaattcagaaGGCCCTAGCAGAAGATGCCACTGTGTATGAATATGACAGTATTTATGATGATATGCAACggaagaaggaggaaagtaaTCCTAAATTGCTTTCAGTAAAAGACAGAAAG CCCAAGTACATTCACAGCCTATTAAAAGCAgtagagataagaaaaaaggagcaagagaaaagaatggagaagaaaattcaGCGAGAAcgagaaatggagaaaggagaatTTGATGATAAAGAGGCATTTGTGACATCTGCTTACAAGAAGAAACTCGAGGAAAGAGCtgaagaggcagaaagagagagaagagccGCTGCCCTGGAGG CTCGACTGGATGTAACCAAGCAGAAGGATCTCAGTGGATTTTATAGGCACCTTTTAAATCAAACAGTTGGAGAAGAGGAAGTCCCTAAATGCAGCCTTCGGGAGGGCAG CTCTAGGATAAAGGAGGAGAAGCCGCGGGGTTATTCTGATGAACAGAATCCAGACAGTGGAGTCCGAGATAATAGAGCCAGGCCCGAAACCAGagtgaaggaagaggaaaatccGGATGCCGACAGCGACCTGGAGGAGGAGAGCAGTGAGGAGGAGGGGAGTAGGGCCGGCCGGGGCCGCCGGCATTCCAGCTCCTCAGGGGAGGACCGGGGGCCCAGCAACAGGAGCTGCAGGGCCGGGGGCAGCGACCCAGCAGGGGGAGACCGCGCAGTCCGACGTCGGGACCAACGTTCCCCTGACAGCTCTCGCCAGAAAGAAAAAGCCGAGAAGTACAAGCCCAGGGAGGATAGCGGTAAAGACCATGTCCGGAAAAGGCGGGAACCGGATGAGAGAggcaggggaaagggagaagagaggaaaaggactgAGGCACGAGagcagaggagggaggaagggggagagaagcgGGCCCCCCGGGACCGAGAGCGAGAGCCAGCCCGGCGGAGAAATAGTGGAGACCCGCAGGACAGTCCGGAGCGGGAGGGGGGCCGAGGCTGCGCAGAGGGCCAGGCAGACCGGCCAGAGAGAAGCAGGGACAAGGACCCGGGCCTTGGGCCTTTGGAGAGTGAGGGGAGCACGGGGCCTGGGGCGCGAAATGGGCTGCCTCAGGGGGACGCAGAGGGGGCCTCCAAGCGTCATCAGGAGGAGGGGGCAGAGAAGCCACGTGAGGCGTTGAGCAAATTTGCAAAGCGCAGCAGCCAAGAGACAGTGATGTCGGCCCGAGACCGGTACCTGGCCCGGCAGGTGGCCCGCTGCGCGGCCAAAAGCTACATTGAGAAAGAAGAAGACTGA
- the NSRP1 gene encoding nuclear speckle splicing regulatory protein 1 isoform X1 yields MAAPRRQYGLILPKKTQQLQKPILQKPSVFDNDSDEETSVSDCLQKEAFKKQVMKQTKLEIQKALAEDATVYEYDSIYDDMQRKKEESNPKLLSVKDRKPKYIHSLLKAVEIRKKEQEKRMEKKIQREREMEKGEFDDKEAFVTSAYKKKLEERAEEAERERRAAALEARLDVTKQKDLSGFYRHLLNQTVGEEEVPKCSLREGSSRIKEEKPRGYSDEQNPDSGVRDNRARPETRVKEEENPDADSDLEEESSEEEGSRAGRGRRHSSSSGEDRGPSNRSCRAGGSDPAGGDRAVRRRDQRSPDSSRQKEKAEKYKPREDSGKDHVRKRREPDERGRGKGEERKRTEAREQRREEGGEKRAPRDREREPARRRNSGDPQDSPEREGGRGCAEGQADRPERSRDKDPGLGPLESEGSTGPGARNGLPQGDAEGASKRHQEEGAEKPREALSKFAKRSSQETVMSARDRYLARQVARCAAKSYIEKEED; encoded by the exons aCCTCCGTGAGTGACTGCCTTCAGAAAGAAGCCTTCAAAAAGCAAGTGATGAAGCAG actaaacttgaaattcagaaGGCCCTAGCAGAAGATGCCACTGTGTATGAATATGACAGTATTTATGATGATATGCAACggaagaaggaggaaagtaaTCCTAAATTGCTTTCAGTAAAAGACAGAAAG CCCAAGTACATTCACAGCCTATTAAAAGCAgtagagataagaaaaaaggagcaagagaaaagaatggagaagaaaattcaGCGAGAAcgagaaatggagaaaggagaatTTGATGATAAAGAGGCATTTGTGACATCTGCTTACAAGAAGAAACTCGAGGAAAGAGCtgaagaggcagaaagagagagaagagccGCTGCCCTGGAGG CTCGACTGGATGTAACCAAGCAGAAGGATCTCAGTGGATTTTATAGGCACCTTTTAAATCAAACAGTTGGAGAAGAGGAAGTCCCTAAATGCAGCCTTCGGGAGGGCAG CTCTAGGATAAAGGAGGAGAAGCCGCGGGGTTATTCTGATGAACAGAATCCAGACAGTGGAGTCCGAGATAATAGAGCCAGGCCCGAAACCAGagtgaaggaagaggaaaatccGGATGCCGACAGCGACCTGGAGGAGGAGAGCAGTGAGGAGGAGGGGAGTAGGGCCGGCCGGGGCCGCCGGCATTCCAGCTCCTCAGGGGAGGACCGGGGGCCCAGCAACAGGAGCTGCAGGGCCGGGGGCAGCGACCCAGCAGGGGGAGACCGCGCAGTCCGACGTCGGGACCAACGTTCCCCTGACAGCTCTCGCCAGAAAGAAAAAGCCGAGAAGTACAAGCCCAGGGAGGATAGCGGTAAAGACCATGTCCGGAAAAGGCGGGAACCGGATGAGAGAggcaggggaaagggagaagagaggaaaaggactgAGGCACGAGagcagaggagggaggaagggggagagaagcgGGCCCCCCGGGACCGAGAGCGAGAGCCAGCCCGGCGGAGAAATAGTGGAGACCCGCAGGACAGTCCGGAGCGGGAGGGGGGCCGAGGCTGCGCAGAGGGCCAGGCAGACCGGCCAGAGAGAAGCAGGGACAAGGACCCGGGCCTTGGGCCTTTGGAGAGTGAGGGGAGCACGGGGCCTGGGGCGCGAAATGGGCTGCCTCAGGGGGACGCAGAGGGGGCCTCCAAGCGTCATCAGGAGGAGGGGGCAGAGAAGCCACGTGAGGCGTTGAGCAAATTTGCAAAGCGCAGCAGCCAAGAGACAGTGATGTCGGCCCGAGACCGGTACCTGGCCCGGCAGGTGGCCCGCTGCGCGGCCAAAAGCTACATTGAGAAAGAAGAAGACTGA
- the NSRP1 gene encoding nuclear speckle splicing regulatory protein 1 isoform X3: MQRKKEESNPKLLSVKDRKPKYIHSLLKAVEIRKKEQEKRMEKKIQREREMEKGEFDDKEAFVTSAYKKKLEERAEEAERERRAAALEARLDVTKQKDLSGFYRHLLNQTVGEEEVPKCSLREGSSRIKEEKPRGYSDEQNPDSGVRDNRARPETRVKEEENPDADSDLEEESSEEEGSRAGRGRRHSSSSGEDRGPSNRSCRAGGSDPAGGDRAVRRRDQRSPDSSRQKEKAEKYKPREDSGKDHVRKRREPDERGRGKGEERKRTEAREQRREEGGEKRAPRDREREPARRRNSGDPQDSPEREGGRGCAEGQADRPERSRDKDPGLGPLESEGSTGPGARNGLPQGDAEGASKRHQEEGAEKPREALSKFAKRSSQETVMSARDRYLARQVARCAAKSYIEKEED; encoded by the exons ATGCAACggaagaaggaggaaagtaaTCCTAAATTGCTTTCAGTAAAAGACAGAAAG CCCAAGTACATTCACAGCCTATTAAAAGCAgtagagataagaaaaaaggagcaagagaaaagaatggagaagaaaattcaGCGAGAAcgagaaatggagaaaggagaatTTGATGATAAAGAGGCATTTGTGACATCTGCTTACAAGAAGAAACTCGAGGAAAGAGCtgaagaggcagaaagagagagaagagccGCTGCCCTGGAGG CTCGACTGGATGTAACCAAGCAGAAGGATCTCAGTGGATTTTATAGGCACCTTTTAAATCAAACAGTTGGAGAAGAGGAAGTCCCTAAATGCAGCCTTCGGGAGGGCAG CTCTAGGATAAAGGAGGAGAAGCCGCGGGGTTATTCTGATGAACAGAATCCAGACAGTGGAGTCCGAGATAATAGAGCCAGGCCCGAAACCAGagtgaaggaagaggaaaatccGGATGCCGACAGCGACCTGGAGGAGGAGAGCAGTGAGGAGGAGGGGAGTAGGGCCGGCCGGGGCCGCCGGCATTCCAGCTCCTCAGGGGAGGACCGGGGGCCCAGCAACAGGAGCTGCAGGGCCGGGGGCAGCGACCCAGCAGGGGGAGACCGCGCAGTCCGACGTCGGGACCAACGTTCCCCTGACAGCTCTCGCCAGAAAGAAAAAGCCGAGAAGTACAAGCCCAGGGAGGATAGCGGTAAAGACCATGTCCGGAAAAGGCGGGAACCGGATGAGAGAggcaggggaaagggagaagagaggaaaaggactgAGGCACGAGagcagaggagggaggaagggggagagaagcgGGCCCCCCGGGACCGAGAGCGAGAGCCAGCCCGGCGGAGAAATAGTGGAGACCCGCAGGACAGTCCGGAGCGGGAGGGGGGCCGAGGCTGCGCAGAGGGCCAGGCAGACCGGCCAGAGAGAAGCAGGGACAAGGACCCGGGCCTTGGGCCTTTGGAGAGTGAGGGGAGCACGGGGCCTGGGGCGCGAAATGGGCTGCCTCAGGGGGACGCAGAGGGGGCCTCCAAGCGTCATCAGGAGGAGGGGGCAGAGAAGCCACGTGAGGCGTTGAGCAAATTTGCAAAGCGCAGCAGCCAAGAGACAGTGATGTCGGCCCGAGACCGGTACCTGGCCCGGCAGGTGGCCCGCTGCGCGGCCAAAAGCTACATTGAGAAAGAAGAAGACTGA